In Phaseolus vulgaris cultivar G19833 chromosome 3, P. vulgaris v2.0, whole genome shotgun sequence, the sequence AAAAAACATTAGTGTTAGAGGGTGTGTTACTTATATtgaatagaaatatttttagtatctTTATTCTCTTGTGTGTATGCAATGACAGGTGTATCCAAACTCGTGGAGTGCCATATTGGTATCTTTGGACAATAAGGGTATGTGGAACTTGAGGTCTGCAATCTGGGAAAGAAGGTATTTGGGTGAAGAGTTGTATCTGAGGGTGTGGAACAATGAGCAGAGTGTATACACTGAGGCTCTTGTCCCTCCCAATGAACTGTACTGTGGCAAGGCTAAACACCTCCCCAAGTCATAGGCTCAGAAGGGTTTTATATATAATTCGATGTGATTAGTTTAAGTTGTAACTTTGGATTTTcacttttcttcattcttatcATTATTTTGTTTACAAGTTTCAGTTACGAGGGTGTGACTGTTGaacaaaaatgtaaaagaatTAAGCCTTGACTGAATATGAGGACTATTTGAAGAGAGCAATTTTTAACAAGTTAATTTGATgttgtattatattattatttcttgtaATCATAACAAAAAATACTTAGTATTCCCACATCGTTTCGCATGCTTGCTACGCTATGCATCCTCACGAGTTTTGAGTTCGAAAAATATACCTTACAACCTTCTTCACTGTACaaccttgttttttttttctaaaattttaatttttgttaaatatgataaaaatatttgtttttctatatagtagaataagttctCAATATATCATTCATCTTCGAATTCAATGATCTAAAGatgaataataatttatgaagatgcaattatgataaaaatagataaaataaagtttatttaaCACAAGAGACAGTAAAAACaactattttacaaattttaaaaaaaatattattttataataaaataattttatttaaatgtcaATATAATGTATCATTGTTCAAATGGATATTAAACATGTATTTTGATTTCAAGGGAAACAACTTATAGCTTCCTTCAATTATAGTTTCGAAAACCTATAAATAACTCttttaattataacttttttttcattaaaaaatatggaACAATATTTGAAATGAATGAAACTTatcaacataataaaaaaataatttttacattgTCTATTTAGGTAACGACAAGATATTTTAAATACACAATAACACGGTAATGttattacaaaatatatatatatatatatatatatatatatatatatatatatatataacttagtTATAACGATATCATAATCCATTCTAcattaatacaaaattaattactCATATACTAGTATAATGTATAAAATAcactttttctttgttttgtttatttcatatttctctcttttatgacttaaatattcatatttcatatttttttttcttcttgccAAAAAATTTCAATGTCTTTTTCTCTCTTATTCAAGTAATTCAAATTAATTAGGTTATTCTTTATCTTTCAATTTTCTTCCTTCAAAATATTGTTATTGTCTTATCTTTATATCTTCTCTCCATcacattcaaaatatttttttttatcaacaattaataataaataaatatgagtatttaagggaatattccaaaatcttgtaAAAAAGCTACCTATTAAATTTGAACccaatgcaaaaaaaaaaacttcatatGAATCCACATGATTTAAATAACcataaacactacaagaaattttttatttgcatactgattattacatacggattcaaATTTGTATGTAAATTGAGCATTATATACGGATTCAAATCTGTATGTAAATTtagcattacatacggatttggaTCCGTTTATAAATTTAGCGTTACATACGGATCTAGATTCGTATGTAACGTGAGCATTATACAGATTTTTACATATGGATCTGGATTCGTATGTAATGTGATCGTTATACGGatttttacatacaaatttagATTCGTATGTAAAGTAAGCCTTACATACGGATCcagatccgtatgtaaagtgagcattacatacggattttgattcgtatgtaaagtgaacattacatacggatccagATCCGTTTGTAAAGTCAACATTACATACCGATTTTTTCATACGGATATAaggaattgaaataattttaagatttattagattgttagaattaaattagaaaagtaatttgagtttaattatttcttttaatttaattaaagaaaaaattataatattaaaattaaaaaaaattacatacgaATTGTATTCGTATATAAAGTAttacatacaaaatatttttaataattataataataatattgatattagtgataatatttatgttaatatttttattaatattaatattaataatttaataatattattagtaataataatattaataatatttaaaatatttaaaatattaataatttttataatatttaaaatattaataatatttaaaatatttataatgttaataatatttaataatattaataatatttaataatattaataataataagtataataaaaattatgacaAAAAGAACTTTTCTGGTTAAAGCTTCTTATCACTAAAGGACTTGAGTTTGAGGCTTGTCCATCCACCCTAAAATGCATTAAATAAATAGTTGTTTAAACATTCAAATAGACTAACCATTTACTTTTCAAAATTCCCAAGTCTACCAaattttatatcaaaattagtttatgtttaattacaagaaggaaaataaatatttttaaataaaaattaactttttacaATTGTTAATTCTAACCAACAGAAAACCACTTTCTAGTAACTTTCtattatgtaaataattttttttacatgagttaatattttttcttctaatttgtcattcttaaaattatttatgcaGAAGCTATTTTAAATATACTCTAAGaatttctataaataaaattagtatgCACACACAAAACAAAAATGTACAAATCACCTTATTCTTTGTATCTAAGTAAGTTATTTTTGTCTCTTGTGTGTTTATAGAATTAagacaattattattattattattttattatataagcTACCATTAATTGCATGGTTAATGATAAATGTACAAATTATACCAAGAAACTCCATTCTATTGTGAAAGATAATATGCAAAACAAATCAAATTCAATCTTATTGCGAGTAAAGATAAATTGAACCTAAATAGCGTTTTTAGTTGTCTTAAagattcacatttttttttttaatttcagaatCATCACAGCTAGCGACACAATAACTACATTTTTGCAGATCAGCTTTTAGTCCAACGAATCTTTATTTAAGCTTGTTTTGGACCTgctgagagaaagagagagtcAGCAATGAGGAGAAAAAGTAGGGATGGTGATAGTTTTGattaatggaggaagaaatGTGAGGGAGCATAtatcataattgattatattgcTAAAATAAAGTTCattaaagtatttttataaatataaataattattagttccataattgattattactgtattttttataattataataataacaatagataattaaataataaataaaattagtttcctTTTCCATTtagttttgttttctatttgtGACCGtttactttttcttcttttgcttTGTCTTTCCCTATTTTTTCTCCGAGTTGTACAGTTATCGACGTAGTTGATAACAACACATTACTGatctcatatatatattttctgaaCGTTGAAGAGGCGAAGAATCTGTGACTAGCTTCTGAATCTCTCTGGTAAAAACACCAAAGCTTTGTGAGACGGCGTAATGATTCAGAATTACTTGTTTGCATGTGACTGAGTGACTCGTTCTTGTCACATAACGTGTGAGACACTCATAATAGGTTAGAATCGTTAGATAGGTTCGCATTACTGACTAGAATACCAAGAATCAAGATGAGTCGACAGCTAGTTCCAGAATCCAGACACAACATTGTGCGTGCGCGTTTGATAGATATTGTCAGTACTGGAAGAAGGAAATAAAATTTTGGACAATACCGGAGAAACACAAGTCAGGCATAGCATAAGTGCTCACTGCTCTCTGTAAGGACACAGATGGATTCCTCCCATTACCAATTCCAAGATTCTCTAATGCTATTTGAGGAAACCCTTGCAAAAGGCTGGTTTCCCCTTAGATTCGTCGATTTCTCGTAACAAAACAAAGTTCTTGCATTTGCATATGCTACCCACTAGGACCACCACCACACCTCCACCACCTCCTTCTAACACACaccaaaacaaaaccctaaagTTTTTAGTATACCAAGATCATATATTCTTCTACACACCAACTTTACTCTTTTTTAATGGgttagaaaattgtttttgttcagAAGCTGTCATGTTCCCGGTTTAATGTCAGTAACAATCTACTCTACATTTTTGTAATCTCTTTCTTACGATTATCGATATATATTTTCTCGTTCATGACGATTAATGTTTATTAGGCCGCTTAGGTGAAGTAATTAAGACTAGGGGAAAAGTCGAATTGGAAGAAGCAAAACTACATTAACAAAATCCAGAGACTTGGCAAGTAATATGAACCATTAAAACAATTCTCCATTCAGTTTTGAACTCTGGTCCTCGAAATAACCACAGATAACTTAGCCAAGCACACTGTCAACCAAACttacacaaaaacaaaaaataaaaaatattgaaggcTAGCGAGGAAAGAACAGAAAAAAGTGCTAGATCCATATTCATATACCACCCAAACCAAAGCAACCACAAAAGAACCAAACTCGTAAGATACAAAGTGATTAATTAGGAGCACTATGCTACTGTCTAACaggaaaagaaaatttaaccgGTGAACAAAATAGAGAGAAAAACAGTTATTATTTCTGTCACGGATATGCACCAGCGCCATTCGTTGTTGGAAGATCAGACCAGGAAAAGGTTGGACCGTTCCAGTATCCGAATTCACCCCCAGCAACCGAAGTTGTCTCCATAATGTTGTTGGACACAGAAGAGGAATAATTAGAAGCCATGTTTCCCATAAACATTTGTGAGGAGTTATCACTGCAATAATTATTAGCCGATGATGACCTTAGCTTCTGGTAAAGCTCTTGAATTCCACTGTTGTGGTGTTCCCCAAGTAGGAACCCCCCATTTTGTTGTTGATCTTGATGGCTTCTCCCAAACAGACCAAGCGACGGAACTTGCGCAACCGCATCATAGTCTAAGGTTCGGTGATTCAGCAACGCATTTGAAACCAAGGGCTCAGTGCTCACCATGTGGCCCATCAGggtcccttcttccttgatggACATGGGAGtagggttagggttagggttttggTTTTGAGTAGCTCTCAGCAGAGCCAGAAGGTGAGTGTTTTGGGGGGAACCCCAAAGGATTTGGCTCGGTGGTGGAAGCTCGTGTTCAACTTCAAACCCACCGAAACCTGGTGATTTTCCAAGCTCAGATGCAACGGCTTTCATCTTGGTTGAAGCTGTCTTTGCCACCGAGTTCGCCACGCCGATGTTCTTGTTTTTCCGGCAGCCACCGCCGATGGGAACGTTTCGGAGAGCGCCACCTTTAGTCCAGTAGCGACGGCACGTCTTGCAGAAGTGGCGCGGCTGAGTGAGGTTGTAGTTGTTGTAGTAGCAGAACTTGGTGTTGGAGGAATC encodes:
- the LOC137808336 gene encoding dof zinc finger protein DOF5.7-like, which gives rise to MIQELLGGAGLLAGERKPSINGGGGGGVLLPTTPSSSSLPSTATNNVTLTSTTTTTTTATTTTTPTSENQNLRCPRCDSSNTKFCYYNNYNLTQPRHFCKTCRRYWTKGGALRNVPIGGGCRKNKNIGVANSVAKTASTKMKAVASELGKSPGFGGFEVEHELPPPSQILWGSPQNTHLLALLRATQNQNPNPNPTPMSIKEEGTLMGHMVSTEPLVSNALLNHRTLDYDAVAQVPSLGLFGRSHQDQQQNGGFLLGEHHNSGIQELYQKLRSSSANNYCSDNSSQMFMGNMASNYSSSVSNNIMETTSVAGGEFGYWNGPTFSWSDLPTTNGAGAYP